AGAGGCTTTTCCACGCAGCCCTCGATTTGAATAGCagactcctacaactcaatagcaaaaaacaagcaaacaaaacccaaacaaccAGCTTTAAAAGTGGGTAAAACATGACAGCAATGATAAATCCATAGGAAAATTTGAAGGTGATGGGTATTTATTGCCTTGAATGCGCTGACGGTTTCAGAGGGGTATGCAGAAGTCCAAATTCATCAGACTGTATACTTTGATTGTgtacaggtgttttttttttttttttgtatactaattatacctcaataaagctgggaaaaaaCGAGGTGTGTGGGTCTAACCACTCCCATGCAGAAGCTTCTGTGTCGGGCCTGACCCTGACCAGGTCTGGAAGCCAGTTCTGGGTGGTACTTCCTCTCAGAGTCCTGCCACCCAGCAGCTGAGACTCAGCTTGTCCCCAGGGGACATGCACTTCTCTGAACAATATCAGGAAAGGAAGCCAAACTCAAAGCCTCTCAGGGGTTTTCTGGCTGTTTTTGGCTGTGGGGGTGGAAGGAGGAGGCTGGCAAGGCGCTGGGGCAGGGCAGTGGGCCTTGGCCTGGCCGCTGCAGTGACTGGCAGGGCAAGGAGGGCCAGGTTCAGAAGACCTACTCTCTAATAATGATTATTATGTGAGCAACTGCTGCTTTATTGAAGGCTGTGTTGTGCTAAGCTGTGTTagccattcattttttaaacagcCTTCTaaggtagggttttttttttttttccccaatagctTTATTAAGACATAATTCACATCACATACAGTTCACCCATCTAAAGCCTACAGTTCAGTGGCCTTTAGTATCTTCACAGAGCTGTTCAGCCATTATCACAatctattttagaatattttcatccctCCACAGAGAAACCCTGTACCCCTTCCAAGAGCCCCCATGTCCCCCCCAGTCCCAGGCAACTACTAATATACTTTCTATCCCTGTTCTTGGTATCCCAAAAGTAGATTGAATGATGGGGAAATTGAAGGTTCAGAGAGGGTAACTGACCagcttaaggtcacacagctaaggaAGTGGCcttggaatttgaacccagatcccCATGTCCTCCAGATCCACGCTTTCTCACTGCAGCATGggcctttttcttcttcctgtcaATAACAATACTGAAAATAGTCAACCGTGATGGCTGAACTGTTTTGCCTGTTTTATCGCTCCGTTGTCTAATTTAATCATTATAATCACCCCTGGGAGGTAGGTACagttattatacccatttttgcaaagagggaaactgaggcacagggtggGGGGTACTAATGGTCCAATACATCATGGCTGCTAGCAAATGGAAGAGGGTTATGAAGGAAAACATCATCATCCTTGAGGACTGGTGAGGGACAGAATAGCAAGTCCAGACAATGCTGATTAAAACACAGTTTTCTTTCAGAttattccctccctcccccttcttctttctttttatatgaaaaggaaaagaaagttccCTCCACCCTTTGAGGTCACTTCCTGACCCATTTGTGAATCTATGCGGAGTGGTTACACGGGCACCTCTCCCTGCCTGCATTCCTCCTAAATGCCGGGGATGGGTCATGGGCCTGTGTGCCCCCGGGCTCCAGCACCAGACAGACTCGGGTTCCAATTCTGCTtccaccgcccccccacccccatttaatGCCCTTGAGCCCTAGCATAGCTAACTTGTGATGGGGACTTTCCACTACATGTATATCTGAATATACAGGGTGGCTTCTCCCCCGACCCCTTATGCCTTGGAGAAGAAATATCATTTTGTATTTGAGCCTTCCCAGAACCAGGGCTACTATCTCAGTGACTTTATTTTGAACAAAATAAAGTTGCAGAAAAACAGGCAATGTGGAGCCCCAAACACTCCCATTCATCGCATTGGATTCCTTTAGCTGTTTacctgaaaaatgaaaacagtgaaaaagaggaaaagcaattaaaaatatgaaaaaaatcaaattgccatCTCAAGCACAACAGACATTTTAACTCCAAAAATGCTGTAGGCTCACAAGAAGAGTAAGCTGAAGTAGGTGCTCCGTGTTCTTCTTTCTTGCTTGATTCCCGGGGACCAGGGAGATCTCCAATCAGAATCAGCACCTATCTGGACCGAGAAGAGGAGCCAGGGCTTCCCACAGCGGTTTCCAAAGCCAATTGCCTTTAGTTTCATCTGATCAGCAAGAAATTTAACATGGTCCACTATACACATGGACTTTGTAATAATAAATTCTACACATAGGCGGTTGTACCACTTTATCATGTACATTAGATAACATGTACcaaaatagaaatgataaaaagGATCGATGGAAATATAAACtgaagttcttaaaaaaaaaagcaaataaatttaaCCCAGATTTATCATTCCTGGGGAGGTGGCCCCATGTTTTCAAGTGGTTTcaggatttctttaaaaagcagtgCAATAACCGATCTATAGGAAATAGCAAGTGTACACCCCTGGGCTAGGAGCAGTGAAAAATGAGTCCAGCTTGCCTAAAGTCAGCACATGAGCCCTGTGGCTTTAGGTATCATATTTTCAGCCAGAGCAACActcatagatttaaaaaaatgctgtaaGTCAAGTGGCTCAGGAGTAGAACTGACGTGTCCTGGCAGCTCTATAGGTAAAAGAAAGTCTCTCTCTCGTCACAGCAGACACGTCCAAGATGCATATGGAAGGTCTGAATAAAACAGCTTCATGaaacaggaaagaggaaaagagcaaTATTTCTCAAAGAATATGTTACATCATACAATATGCGACTTGAAATAGGCTTGGTGTAGCTCAATGAATCAACTAAATCCCATCACTAGGCACTTGACGGTGTCATCTATACGCGTAGAAGTTTATAGAGTGAGCCATAAAATAATCTCTCATTGGGAAAACGAGAGATCAGTTCTCTTGGTATTCCATGTTCCCTAGAACAAACTTTTGGGACTTTGATCCTGTctgacagatgaggaagctgagcttAGGGTATTTATGTGGTTTGTTCCATGTAGTAAGAGGCGGTCAGACACCTGCGCAGACTCAGTGACGATCTCACAGTAGGACCATGAACTGCCAATTCACGGGGGTTACAGGGGAGCATATTAAATGCATGTAAAACACACGTGTGCAGTGAGCGCTCCATACATGCTGGTCCCTCTGGAAATTCTCTCTCCACCTTGCAAGGGACCTGGGGCAGGCAGGTGGATCCCCTTccgctgcctcagtttcttcctcggCCCGCGGAGGCGCGGTCGCGAGGCTGGCCCGGCCCCGAGAGGGAGCACGCGGCGCCCCGGGTGCTCAGAGCAGCGGGCGGCGCTGGGCCCGCctcggggccgggggtggggcgggCCGGGGCGCAGGGGGCGGCCCCGGAGGAGTCACGTGGCGCGCGGCCGCGGCCGAAGGAGAAGTAGCAGCGCCCGCGTTGGAGGGCGTGCGCGGCAGGGAGTGCCCGGAGCCCGGACGGCGGGCGGCTGCGCGCGGGACCCCGGAGCCGGGACCCGCGGCGGGGGCGCGGCCAGGTGAGTGGCCGGGTCTGGTGGGGCCGCCCCGGGAGCGTGCGCCCGGGGGACGCGCGCCCGGAAAGCCGCGTCCAGGGAGGGGGTCCTGCGCGGGGCGCAGCTGGCGCGGGCAGGGGTGGGGCGCGCCGCCCGAACCCCCGCTCGCTGTGCCCAGCGTCCGGGCGGGGACGGCCACTTCCTCACCCCGGACCGGCGCCACTCTGTCGGTTGATGCCCCGGGGCAGCCCGGCTTTGAATGGGAACCGGAGGAAGCGGCGCGGCTTGCGGTCGGGGGTTCGCGCCAGCGCCTGAGTTCTAGGCTCCCGTGGCCCTGGGGGTCCCGCGTGGAGTCGGGCGtgtctcctggccacctctgtgcCCAGGGCTTGTGGACTCCAGGCGGAGGCCGGCCCCTGGCACTTCCTCGCACTACACAGGTGGTTGCGGGTGGGTGGGTGGCGAGCGATACAAGGAAGGCGCAGCCCTTTGCCCTGAGAGATTGGAGGGTTTTCGAGGGATCCAGGGTTCCCTGTCTGCCCCACAGCGGTGTGCACAATTATGTTTGTGCGACTGTTCGTTTTCCTGGTTATGCTGTGGAATCGCGGAGGGGTGGTTACCCCACAGCGGAAGAATTTGAGGGAAAGACGAGCCCGGTGTGCACCCCGGCGGAGGGGGTGTTGGCAGCTGGATTCCAGAGGGGCCCTGGGATGGCTCTTCTAGCACCCTGATCTTGAACTAGAGTAAGAAAGTGTGGGGTGGCTGGGTGGGGGTGACGCGCACGGGAAACAGGTGGCCTTGTCAGTCAACGTAATTAGAATTTCGGTtccagctgtgtaaccttgggcacATCAAAGACTCTGAGCCCCCGTTTCTTCCCCTGGATACTTGGGCCACCCAGGCCTACATCCCAGGGCTGTATGCAGAGTTGGGGCTTATCTGCCACTTCTTGACCCTCTGGTTAAGGGCCCTGCGTGGGGGCCTGGGCCAGCGTCCGCAGCTACAGCCTTGTAGGCAGTTTTGAGTCCCTGGCGGTCCCAAGCAGGTCTCCTTATTACAGAGACGAATGCCGCGTGTGTACCACTGCAGGGTTCCCCGATCCTCAAATTGCCTAATGATACCCGCCCCCTTCTCCCCAAGCTTGTGAAACTCCTCTGGAGGAGGCAAAGCCAGGACCCCCATAAATAGCCCTTGGGCTGAGTGGAGTTGATGGAAAAttgaaaatgagaaaactttTGAAACCGTGTCTTTACTTAGAAAACGCTAAAAACTCAAAGCAGAAAAGCTCATCCATTATGTTAGCACTTAAATTAGTCATAAGCTGATGGTCAGATCCTTTACCTTCTCCCACTCTCCAAAAATAACCATTCCTTCTAGGTTTATAAGCagacagcctttaaaaaaaatcattaaaaattaattaatttattttgattggagactaagtactttacagtattgtagtggtttttgccttacattgacatgaatctgccacaggttacatgtgtcccccatcctgaacccccctaccacctccctctccatcccatccctcagggtcatcccagtgcatcggCCCTGAGCGCCccgtctcatgcattgaacctgttTCACATATGGCAACAGACAGCCTTTTTAAACATGtaataatatttattagtttGCAACTCTTTTTCATCTGCCTCACAAATCTTTCCAGATCACAGTACCTGTAAATCTTCCTCCTTCTTTTCAGTAGCTATTGAACATTCtttaatgtgggcttccctggtggctcagtggtaaagaatctgcctgccaattcaggagacatgagtttgatccctggattaggaggATCCTcaggaaatggaaatggaaacccactctagtattactGTCtgtgaaatcccacggacaggagcctggtgggctacagcctgtggggtcgtaaaagagtcagatgcgacggAGCAGCTAAACAGTTCTTTAACGTGTATGTCCCATCATGTAAGggatacccccccccccccaacgcATTCATGGGCAGCTGAATTGTTTCCTGATCTTTCCTCTTACAAATATTTTCGTGCATTTTTCTGTACAATGCTGGATCAAAGCAGCTgcatgttttacattttaatagatGCTCGCAGGTTgccctaaaaaaaataaaagtgcaacTAAGGCACACCCGTACCTGCCGTGGCTGACCCTGCTGAGTTCCTCCAGTGAGAATGTGAGTCACCCTGTTTCTGCAGGTGGGTGTGACACGCAGCGATAacatccctcctgcccccagaggGGCTGTCACTTTTCAGGGATGCGACTGTGCCCGGAGTCCAAGGGAATTGTCTTGTGGGATTTTGTATGAAATCCTGCCCTGCTCTGACGAGTGCTGAGAGCCTTGAAGAGAAGAACACTTCTGTTTCCTGGTTCTGGGTCCttgcattactttttaaaaaatctttattggaatatagttggctTAGAACGTGTTAGtgtctgctgtgcagcagaatgAATCAAGTGTGTATACACATACGTGTtacgcgtgctcagttgcttccatTGTCTCGACTCTTTGCtgccctctggactgcagcccgccaggctcccctgttcacgGGGTTTTCCatggcgagaacactggagtgggttgccatgccgtcttccaggggatctccccgacccagggatcgaagccatgtctcctgccttgcaggctgattctttacagtTGAGCCACTGCTTaagcccatatatatacatgtatttactcttttttagattctttcccatataggtcattctagagtattgagtagagttccctgagctatacagtaggtccttattagttacctcCAGGAGTGTGTATATGTCGATACCAGTCTCAATCTATGTTCCCTTTTCGCCCaggaaccataagtttgttttctgcatctgtgacccTTTATTTGCTTTGTAGATGGCTTCATTTGTACCTTATTCCACGTATAAACGATGTCATATGATAATTTGTCTTTCCCAGAAGTTTATTTCAAAGAGAAGAACATGAAAAGTAGGATCTTATTAAATCTCAGCCTCATTTGTATTTAACACCATaagtcattttataaaattacCCAGGGAGGATGGGAAACAGGAACAAGAAAGGGATTTCaagcctatttcttttttttttttttttgaaagcagaaGCAAAATAGAAATTGCCGGTGATGGCTAGTGCCCTCCTCCGGGGTCAAGGCCTTGGAGACCTTGTCTTAGTTGCTGAAGCGTTGAACCCTGAAAGCCCGACTTGGGAGCTGGTGGATTTTAGTGGTTGACTCCAGGGATCTTGTGGCCGTAAGGATGCTTTCCTGGTTCTTAGAGAAGGACGTGAGAGACTTGATGTTTATGGTTGAGCCAGTCCGCTGGGCTTCTGAATGGGGAGTGACCAGAATCCTGGGAAGGTTAGTGCAGGGCCCTCGGGCCCTGGCGCTTCCAGGTCGGCTGGTTTAAGTGGCGGTGTTGTGAGAGGGGGTGTGCTTCCTATTTGTGCCCTGCTGCACCTGGGAGTGGGGAACTCGAGAGCTGTGTCCTGCTTCTGACACTttgcagctgtgtgaccttggatgagtcCTTTGACCTCTCTGCGTGGTTAGTTACTATCTGACCAGATTGTGAATTCCAGAAGGGGGTTGCAGAAGGAGCAGGGGCATGGGATTCAGACCCGGGTTCCCATCCTGATGTTGCCACGTC
Above is a genomic segment from Ovis canadensis isolate MfBH-ARS-UI-01 breed Bighorn chromosome 14, ARS-UI_OviCan_v2, whole genome shotgun sequence containing:
- the LOC138418546 gene encoding proline-rich protein HaeIII subfamily 1-like, with protein sequence MVLVVVCSQAKGCAFLVSLATHPPATTCVVRGSARGRPPPGVHKPWAQRWPGDTPDSTRDPQGHGSLELRRWREPPTASRAASSGSHSKPGCPGASTDRVAPVRGEEVAVPARTLGTASGGSGGAPHPCPRQLRPAQDPLPGRGFPGARPPGARSRGGPTRPGHSPGRAPAAGPGSGVPRAAARRPGSGHSLPRTPSNAGAATSPSAAAARHVTPPGPPPAPRPAPPPAPRRAQRRPLL